A genomic region of Candidatus Stoquefichus sp. SB1 contains the following coding sequences:
- a CDS encoding MmcQ/YjbR family DNA-binding protein, with protein sequence MKTRQDAIQYCLNFENVYEDYPFSDLNWTCMRHLENRKVYAWIFERQGNIWINVKGTRGWLDFFREKYDSVIPGYHLSKEHWNSIILDGTVSLEDIQAMIQESYDLTLPKRKQKKLVD encoded by the coding sequence ATGAAAACAAGACAAGATGCTATTCAATATTGTTTGAATTTTGAAAATGTATATGAAGATTATCCATTTTCAGATTTGAATTGGACATGTATGCGTCATTTGGAAAATCGTAAAGTTTATGCATGGATTTTTGAAAGACAAGGCAATATTTGGATTAATGTGAAAGGAACAAGAGGTTGGTTGGATTTTTTTAGAGAAAAATATGATTCAGTTATTCCAGGATATCATTTAAGTAAAGAGCATTGGAATTCCATTATCCTAGATGGGACAGTGTCATTAGAAGATATTCAAGCCATGATTCAGGAAAGCTATGATTTAACATTACCAAAGAGAAAACAAAAGAAACTTGTGGATTGA
- a CDS encoding GroES family chaperonin, protein MLKPLHDYVILKKEEAAKQTASGIILTAPKEQASNQATVVAVGPKCDDHLKEGMTVIFKEYSGTKFKDDETEYMILEEEDILAIVE, encoded by the coding sequence ATGTTAAAGCCATTACATGACTATGTTATTTTAAAAAAAGAGGAAGCAGCAAAACAAACTGCTAGTGGGATTATTTTGACTGCCCCTAAAGAACAAGCAAGTAATCAAGCAACTGTTGTCGCAGTCGGTCCAAAATGTGATGATCATTTAAAGGAAGGTATGACTGTTATTTTTAAAGAATATTCAGGTACAAAATTTAAAGATGATGAAACTGAATATATGATCTTAGAAGAAGAAGATATTTTAGCAATTGTTGAATAG